Proteins encoded in a region of the Isoalcanivorax pacificus W11-5 genome:
- a CDS encoding succinylglutamate desuccinylase/aspartoacylase family protein yields MSVAPFELGNVSVAPGRRAIVEMPAAQLYTQTPLNIPVHVVHGREPGPVLLVCAAIHGDELNGVEIIRRLLRLSALKKLRGTLIAVPVVNVFGFIHKSRYLPDRRDLNRCFPGSETGSLGARMAWLFKTQILDRATHAIDLHTGAVYRSNLPQIRANLASPDTAAMANAFGVPVVLNSVLRDGTLREVAEAQNIPVITYEAGEALRFEEACIRVGVRGITNVMRHLNMLAERRSPHAPVTPAVAGSSTWVRAERDGVFRSLVTLGQRIKKDQLLGRISSPFTSDEIEVRAPCAGLLVGRDNLPLVNEGEALFHIARFEEVKEVAQQVEAFTADILEAPPSIEGDGPIAP; encoded by the coding sequence ATGAGTGTGGCGCCCTTCGAACTGGGGAACGTCAGTGTTGCGCCGGGCCGCCGTGCGATTGTCGAAATGCCGGCCGCGCAGCTGTACACCCAGACACCGCTGAATATTCCCGTGCATGTGGTACATGGCCGTGAACCGGGGCCGGTGTTGCTGGTCTGTGCCGCGATCCACGGTGACGAACTCAATGGCGTGGAAATCATCCGCCGGCTGCTGCGCTTGAGCGCACTGAAAAAATTGCGTGGCACCTTGATTGCCGTGCCGGTGGTGAACGTATTCGGCTTTATTCACAAGTCGCGCTACCTGCCGGACCGGCGTGACCTGAACCGCTGCTTTCCCGGTTCCGAAACCGGCAGCCTGGGCGCACGCATGGCGTGGCTGTTCAAGACGCAGATTCTGGACCGTGCCACCCACGCCATCGACCTGCACACCGGCGCCGTGTACCGCTCCAACCTGCCGCAGATCCGCGCCAACCTGGCCAGCCCGGACACCGCCGCGATGGCGAATGCCTTCGGCGTGCCGGTGGTGCTGAACTCGGTACTGCGCGACGGCACCCTGCGTGAGGTGGCCGAGGCGCAGAATATTCCGGTGATCACCTATGAAGCCGGTGAGGCCCTGCGCTTTGAAGAAGCCTGCATCCGCGTTGGCGTGCGCGGTATCACCAACGTCATGCGGCATCTGAACATGCTGGCCGAGCGCCGTTCACCGCATGCGCCCGTGACACCCGCCGTGGCCGGCAGCTCCACCTGGGTGCGCGCCGAGCGTGATGGCGTGTTTCGTTCACTGGTGACGCTGGGCCAGCGCATCAAGAAAGACCAGTTGCTGGGCCGCATCAGCAGCCCCTTTACCAGTGATGAAATCGAAGTGCGGGCACCCTGTGCCGGCCTGCTGGTGGGGCGCGACAATCTGCCGCTGGTCAACGAAGGCGAGGCGCTGTTTCACATCGCGCGCTTTGAAGAAGTGAAAGAGGTGGCGCAACAGGTGGAAGCGTTTACCGCCGATATTCTTGAGGCGCCGCCCTCGATCGAGGGCGACGGGCCAATCGCGCCCTGA
- the rimK gene encoding 30S ribosomal protein S6--L-glutamate ligase: MKIAILSRNPKLYSTRRLVEAGEQAGHEVHVIDTLRCYMSMVSHKPEIHFKGRTLEGYDAVIPRIGASITFYGCAVLRQFEMMGVFPVNESVAITRSRDKLRSLQLLARKGVGLPVTGFANAPDDIPDLISMVGGAPLVIKLLEGTQGIGVVLAETRQAAESVIEAFMGMSANIMVQEYIKEAGGADIRCFVVDGKVVASMKRQAKDGEFRSNLHRGGSASLIRITPEERATAVRAARIMGLNVAGVDILRSNHGPLVMEVNSSPGLEGIESATGKDVAGMIISFLEKSARPHRTATKGIKG, from the coding sequence ATGAAAATCGCCATTTTGTCCCGTAATCCCAAGCTCTACTCGACACGACGTCTGGTGGAAGCGGGCGAGCAGGCTGGCCACGAAGTGCATGTCATCGACACGCTGCGTTGCTACATGAGCATGGTGTCGCACAAGCCGGAAATTCACTTCAAGGGCCGTACTCTGGAAGGGTATGACGCGGTAATCCCACGTATCGGCGCCTCCATCACGTTCTACGGCTGCGCCGTGTTGCGTCAGTTCGAAATGATGGGCGTGTTTCCGGTCAACGAATCGGTGGCCATCACCCGCTCGCGCGACAAGCTGCGTTCGCTGCAACTGCTGGCGCGCAAGGGCGTGGGCCTGCCGGTCACCGGCTTTGCCAATGCACCGGATGATATTCCCGACCTGATCAGCATGGTTGGCGGTGCGCCGCTGGTGATCAAACTGCTGGAAGGTACCCAGGGTATCGGCGTGGTGCTGGCGGAAACGCGCCAGGCGGCGGAGTCGGTGATCGAGGCGTTCATGGGCATGTCCGCCAACATCATGGTGCAGGAATACATCAAGGAAGCCGGCGGCGCCGACATCCGCTGCTTTGTCGTCGACGGCAAGGTGGTGGCCTCGATGAAGCGCCAGGCAAAGGACGGCGAATTTCGCTCCAACCTGCATCGTGGCGGCAGTGCGTCGCTGATCCGCATCACGCCGGAGGAACGGGCCACCGCCGTGCGTGCCGCGCGCATCATGGGCCTGAACGTGGCCGGTGTGGATATCCTGCGTTCCAATCATGGCCCGCTGGTGATGGAAGTAAATTCCTCGCCCGGCCTGGAAGGCATCGAGAGTGCCACCGGCAAGGACGTGGCCGGCATGATCATCAGCTTCCTGGAAAAATCGGCGCGGCCACACCGCACGGCCACCAAGGGTATCAAGGGATGA
- a CDS encoding ATP-dependent zinc protease, which translates to MSASECIGWREWARLPELGIDAIKVKVDTGARTSALHAFEVKTFMQDGREWVRFRIHPLQNNTELECECVCPVLDRRQVSDSGGHREERVVIQADIEMGGRRWPIEITLTDRETMKFRMLLGRTAMKGLHVDPQASFLLGGNQRESL; encoded by the coding sequence ATGAGCGCGTCGGAATGCATTGGCTGGCGTGAGTGGGCGCGGCTGCCGGAGCTCGGTATCGACGCGATCAAGGTGAAGGTGGATACCGGTGCGCGCACCTCCGCGCTGCACGCGTTCGAGGTGAAGACCTTTATGCAGGATGGCCGTGAGTGGGTGCGTTTTCGCATCCACCCGCTGCAGAACAATACCGAACTGGAATGCGAATGCGTCTGCCCGGTGCTGGACCGCCGGCAGGTGTCGGATTCCGGTGGCCACCGGGAAGAGCGAGTGGTGATCCAGGCAGACATCGAGATGGGCGGTCGCCGCTGGCCCATCGAGATCACGCTGACGGATCGTGAAACGATGAAATTCAGGATGCTGCTGGGACGTACGGCCATGAAGGGCCTGCACGTGGACCCGCAGGCCTCCTTTCTGTTGGGCGGCAATCAACGCGAGTCATTATGA
- the gloA gene encoding lactoylglutathione lyase: MRILHTMIRVGDLERSIAFYTDVLGMRVLRRKEYPDGRFTNVFVGYQDEQDGAALELTYNWDTDAYDLGTGYGHIALAVDDVYAACERIRERGGRITREPGPMKHGTTVLAFVEDPDGYKIELLGSKAA, from the coding sequence ATGCGCATACTCCACACCATGATTCGTGTCGGCGATCTGGAACGGTCCATCGCCTTTTATACCGACGTGCTGGGCATGCGCGTGTTGCGCCGCAAGGAGTATCCCGACGGCCGTTTCACCAATGTGTTTGTCGGTTACCAGGACGAGCAGGACGGCGCTGCGCTGGAGCTGACCTATAACTGGGACACGGACGCCTACGACCTTGGCACGGGCTACGGGCATATCGCGCTGGCTGTGGACGATGTGTACGCCGCCTGCGAACGCATCCGTGAACGGGGCGGCCGCATTACCCGGGAACCGGGGCCGATGAAACACGGCACCACCGTGCTGGCGTTTGTCGAAGACCCGGACGGCTACAAGATCGAACTGCTCGGCAGCAAGGCCGCATGA
- a CDS encoding argininosuccinate synthase, whose protein sequence is MSDIKKVVLAYSGGLDTSVIAKWLQQTYGCEVVTFTADIGQGEEVEPARAKAEAMGIKEIYIEDLREEFVRDYVFPMFRANTIYEGEYLLGTSIARPLIAKRLVEIAEATGADAVSHGATGKGNDQVRFELGAYALTPGIKVIAPWREWDLNSRERLMAFAEEHDIPVDFKKAGKKSPYSMDANLLHISYEGGILEDPWAEAEEDMWRWTVSPEAAPNEAEYIDLTYVQGDIVAINGQSMSPAEVLAELNRLGGKHGVGRLDIVENRYVGMKSRGCYETPGGTIMLRAHRAIESITLDRESAHLKDSLMPKYAELIYNGYWWSPERLAMQKLIDATQECVNGDVRVKLYKGNVIVVGRRSGDSLFDASIATFDDDAGAYDQKDAEGFIKLNALRLRIAARAGRKMK, encoded by the coding sequence ATGTCGGATATCAAGAAGGTAGTGCTGGCCTATTCCGGTGGCCTGGACACCTCGGTGATCGCCAAGTGGCTGCAGCAGACCTACGGTTGCGAGGTCGTGACCTTTACCGCCGATATCGGCCAGGGTGAAGAGGTGGAGCCGGCCCGTGCCAAGGCCGAGGCGATGGGCATCAAGGAGATCTACATCGAGGACCTGCGCGAAGAATTCGTGCGTGATTACGTGTTCCCGATGTTCCGCGCCAACACCATCTATGAGGGCGAATACCTGCTGGGCACCTCCATCGCCCGTCCGCTGATTGCCAAGCGGCTGGTGGAAATTGCCGAAGCCACCGGCGCCGATGCCGTGTCGCACGGTGCCACCGGCAAGGGCAACGACCAGGTGCGCTTCGAGCTGGGTGCGTATGCGCTGACGCCGGGCATCAAGGTGATCGCGCCGTGGCGCGAATGGGACCTGAACAGCCGCGAGCGGCTGATGGCGTTTGCCGAAGAGCACGATATCCCGGTGGACTTCAAGAAAGCCGGCAAGAAATCACCGTACTCCATGGACGCCAACCTGCTGCACATCTCCTATGAAGGCGGCATTCTGGAAGATCCGTGGGCGGAAGCCGAAGAAGACATGTGGCGCTGGACGGTGAGCCCGGAAGCCGCGCCGAACGAGGCCGAGTACATCGACCTGACCTACGTGCAGGGCGATATCGTCGCCATCAATGGCCAGTCGATGAGCCCGGCCGAAGTGCTGGCCGAACTGAACCGCCTGGGCGGCAAGCACGGTGTGGGCCGCCTGGATATCGTCGAAAACCGTTATGTCGGCATGAAATCCCGTGGCTGCTACGAAACACCGGGCGGCACCATCATGCTGCGTGCGCACCGCGCGATTGAATCGATCACGCTGGACCGTGAGTCCGCGCACCTGAAAGACAGCCTGATGCCGAAGTATGCCGAGCTGATCTACAACGGCTACTGGTGGTCGCCGGAACGCCTGGCGATGCAGAAACTGATCGACGCCACCCAGGAATGCGTCAACGGTGATGTACGCGTGAAGCTCTACAAGGGCAACGTGATCGTGGTGGGCCGGCGTTCCGGGGACAGCCTGTTCGATGCCAGCATCGCCACGTTTGATGACGACGCCGGTGCCTACGACCAGAAGGACGCGGAAGGCTTCATCAAGCTGAACGCGCTGCGCCTGCGTATTGCAGCGCGCGCCGGTCGCAAGATGAAGTAA
- the rnt gene encoding ribonuclease T, which translates to MSDNRPSLALRFRGYLPVVVDVETGGFNAHTDALLEIAAVTLEMDHEGILRPAQRVHYHVDPFEGANIDQAALDFTGIDPWNPLRGAVPEEMALRGVFEAVRKAVKQNHCKRAILVGHNAFFDHDFLKAAVVRNDLKRDPFHPFSCFDTASLAGLALGQTVLARACEMAGIPFSQSQAHSALYDATRTAELFCTIVNRWRDLGGWPPPPASEMPPTLASKSGDF; encoded by the coding sequence ATGTCTGACAATCGCCCTTCTCTTGCCCTGCGTTTTCGCGGCTACCTGCCCGTGGTAGTGGATGTGGAAACCGGCGGTTTCAACGCCCACACCGACGCCCTGCTGGAAATTGCAGCCGTGACGCTGGAGATGGATCACGAGGGCATACTGCGCCCCGCGCAACGGGTGCACTACCATGTGGACCCGTTCGAAGGTGCCAATATCGACCAGGCGGCGCTGGATTTCACCGGCATTGATCCCTGGAATCCGCTGCGCGGCGCCGTACCCGAGGAAATGGCCCTGCGTGGCGTATTCGAGGCGGTGCGCAAGGCGGTGAAGCAGAATCACTGCAAGCGCGCCATCCTGGTCGGCCACAACGCCTTCTTCGACCATGATTTCCTCAAGGCCGCCGTGGTCCGCAACGACCTCAAGCGCGACCCCTTCCACCCGTTCTCCTGCTTTGATACCGCCAGCCTGGCCGGGCTGGCGCTGGGGCAGACAGTGCTGGCACGTGCCTGTGAAATGGCCGGCATCCCGTTCAGCCAGAGCCAGGCCCACTCGGCGCTGTATGACGCCACCCGTACAGCAGAACTGTTCTGCACCATCGTCAATCGCTGGCGCGACCTGGGCGGCTGGCCACCACCGCCGGCCAGCGAGATGCCGCCGACGCTGGCGAGCAAGAGTGGGGATTTTTAG
- a CDS encoding cation diffusion facilitator family transporter produces MAVTPEDASRLLRRATLASVCVALTLITAKALVWWLSGSVALLASLMDSLMDGAASLVTLLAVRYSLQPADAEHRFGHGKAEALAGLGQSAFISLSAVLLVVEGTRKLLNPQPVEATGLAIGVMLLSIALTIALVSYQRHVVRRTGSTAVAGDALHYASDLAMNVAIIVAIIVAGFGYLRVDALVALVIGLYIFVSAMRIGFAAVQLLLDRELDDAQRTQISALVASHPGVLGFHDLRTRQSGRTQFIQVHVELDKDLSLEAAHAIIADIGRTLCEAMPTAEVIIHPDPVPVSKVVPVGGGRTSDV; encoded by the coding sequence ATGGCCGTCACCCCGGAAGACGCCTCCCGCCTGTTGCGCCGTGCCACGCTGGCGTCGGTGTGCGTGGCACTGACACTGATCACGGCCAAGGCACTGGTCTGGTGGCTCAGCGGCTCGGTGGCACTGCTGGCATCCCTGATGGATTCGTTGATGGACGGCGCCGCCTCGCTGGTGACCTTGTTGGCGGTACGCTATTCCCTGCAACCGGCGGATGCCGAACACCGCTTTGGTCACGGCAAAGCAGAAGCCCTGGCGGGGCTGGGGCAGTCGGCGTTTATCTCGCTGTCAGCGGTGTTGCTGGTGGTGGAGGGCACGCGCAAGCTGCTCAACCCTCAGCCGGTGGAGGCCACCGGGCTGGCCATCGGCGTGATGCTGCTGTCGATTGCGCTGACCATCGCGCTGGTGAGTTACCAGCGCCACGTGGTGCGGCGTACCGGCTCCACGGCGGTGGCCGGCGATGCGCTGCACTACGCCAGCGACCTGGCCATGAACGTGGCCATCATCGTGGCCATCATCGTCGCCGGCTTCGGCTACCTGCGCGTGGACGCGCTGGTGGCGCTGGTGATCGGGTTGTATATCTTCGTGTCGGCGATGCGCATCGGCTTTGCCGCCGTGCAATTGCTGCTGGACCGCGAGCTGGATGATGCCCAGCGCACACAGATCAGCGCGCTGGTGGCCAGCCATCCGGGCGTGCTCGGTTTCCACGACCTGCGCACCCGGCAATCCGGGCGCACACAATTCATTCAGGTGCACGTGGAACTGGACAAGGACCTGTCGCTGGAGGCGGCGCACGCCATCATCGCCGATATCGGCCGCACGCTGTGCGAGGCGATGCCGACAGCGGAGGTAATCATTCACCCTGATCCGGTGCCGGTGTCGAAGGTGGTGCCGGTGGGGGGCGGTCGGACGTCGGACGTCTGA
- a CDS encoding peptidoglycan DD-metalloendopeptidase family protein — translation MRLTGLLVLILALVSSGCAASHAPVVEYDAGGARSGGTMSTRPARITRGAHQVTRGDTLFSIAWRYGWDYRELAAANGISAPYTIHPGQRIHLDRRVPQTTASAPSRPASPPPAARPTTPAATPSPTPTPAPPARSPSATSTPSGTGAVTWRWPANGQLISGFSAAGQRGIAIAGREGDPVLAAADGVVVYRGNGLTGYGNLLIVKHNDRWLSAYAHNHDMLVREGERVRIGQRIATMGATGTFRTQLHFEIRRDGQPVDPANLLPKRS, via the coding sequence TTGAGACTGACCGGGCTACTGGTTCTGATTCTGGCACTGGTTTCCAGCGGCTGCGCCGCCAGTCACGCACCGGTGGTGGAATACGATGCGGGTGGTGCGCGCAGCGGCGGCACCATGAGCACCCGACCGGCCAGGATCACCCGTGGCGCACATCAGGTCACCCGGGGTGATACGCTGTTCTCCATCGCCTGGCGTTACGGCTGGGACTACCGCGAACTGGCCGCCGCCAACGGCATCAGCGCGCCCTATACCATCCACCCGGGCCAGCGCATCCATCTCGACCGTCGTGTGCCGCAAACCACGGCCAGTGCGCCGTCGCGGCCGGCATCGCCACCGCCTGCCGCGCGGCCGACCACGCCCGCAGCCACGCCGTCACCCACGCCTACCCCGGCGCCGCCAGCGCGCAGCCCGTCTGCCACCAGTACACCGTCCGGTACCGGCGCCGTGACCTGGCGCTGGCCCGCGAACGGCCAGCTGATCAGCGGCTTTTCCGCTGCCGGCCAGCGCGGCATTGCCATCGCCGGGCGCGAGGGCGACCCGGTGCTGGCCGCTGCGGACGGGGTGGTGGTGTATCGCGGCAACGGCCTGACCGGTTACGGCAACCTGCTGATCGTCAAGCACAACGACCGCTGGCTGTCGGCCTACGCGCACAACCACGACATGCTGGTGCGCGAGGGCGAGCGCGTGCGCATCGGCCAGCGCATCGCCACCATGGGCGCCACCGGCACCTTCCGTACCCAGCTGCATTTTGAAATCCGCCGCGACGGCCAGCCGGTGGACCCGGCCAACCTGTTACCGAAGCGATCCTGA
- a CDS encoding DUF368 domain-containing protein, with amino-acid sequence MKRLSGIYLRGMAMGAADVVPGVSGGTIALITGIYEQLITTLSGLKPSLLGVWRRQGFLAFWQASNLGFLVALLAGIVTSIALLARLITWLMDVYPVPLWSFFCGLIIASILLLLKPLRMKQLSTWLMLAAGVLIAVWVMSRPPLGGTLALTLPVFFIAGAVAICAMILPGISGSFILVILGMYAPVLAAVKGGEWAILLAFVAGCATGLLSFVHLLRWLLARFHDPVMAMLVGFMAGSLAVLWPWRVPDASGAALFRTVWPAQYVAETGLPALLPAAVIAAVAGLALVWLLSHFAGHNEANSAAGTSAS; translated from the coding sequence ATGAAACGGCTTTCCGGCATCTACCTGCGCGGCATGGCCATGGGTGCTGCGGATGTGGTGCCCGGCGTGTCCGGCGGCACCATCGCGCTGATCACCGGCATTTATGAACAACTGATCACCACCCTCAGCGGCCTGAAGCCGTCACTGCTCGGCGTCTGGCGCCGGCAAGGCTTCCTGGCGTTCTGGCAGGCATCGAACCTGGGCTTCCTGGTGGCCTTGCTGGCCGGCATCGTCACCAGCATTGCGCTGCTGGCGCGGCTGATCACCTGGCTGATGGACGTGTACCCGGTGCCGCTGTGGTCCTTCTTCTGCGGGCTGATCATCGCCAGCATCCTGCTGCTGTTGAAACCGCTGCGCATGAAACAGCTGAGCACCTGGCTGATGCTGGCGGCGGGCGTGCTGATCGCGGTCTGGGTGATGAGCCGTCCGCCGCTGGGCGGCACGCTGGCACTGACGCTGCCGGTATTCTTTATTGCCGGCGCGGTGGCCATCTGCGCCATGATCCTGCCCGGTATTTCCGGCAGCTTCATCCTGGTGATCCTCGGCATGTATGCGCCGGTGCTGGCGGCAGTGAAGGGCGGCGAGTGGGCCATTTTGCTGGCGTTTGTCGCCGGCTGCGCCACCGGGCTGCTGTCATTTGTGCATCTTTTACGATGGCTGCTGGCGCGCTTTCATGATCCGGTGATGGCGATGCTGGTCGGTTTCATGGCCGGGTCGCTGGCGGTGCTGTGGCCCTGGCGTGTACCCGATGCCAGCGGCGCTGCGCTGTTCCGCACGGTATGGCCGGCGCAGTATGTCGCCGAAACCGGTTTGCCGGCATTGCTGCCGGCAGCGGTGATCGCGGCCGTCGCCGGCCTGGCACTGGTATGGCTACTGTCGCATTTCGCCGGGCATAATGAGGCGAATTCCGCGGCAGGGACATCGGCATCTTGA
- a CDS encoding protein-L-isoaspartate(D-aspartate) O-methyltransferase, with the protein MVNRSGIGMTSARTRERLINRLREKGIHDPRVLDVIRNTPRHLFIDEALAHQAYDDTALPIGHGQTISQPWVVARMTELLIEKTVPGKVLEVGTGSGYQTAVLAALCEQVWSVERIRPLQDMARRRLQTLGMARVQLRHADGGFGWASEAPFDGILAACGRPDIPEELLSQLADGGRLVMPVGEAEQQWLTVVDRIGDDFRTTRLDAVRFVPFRRGILR; encoded by the coding sequence ATGGTGAACCGCTCAGGGATAGGCATGACGTCGGCGCGCACGCGCGAACGGCTGATCAACCGGCTGCGCGAAAAAGGTATCCACGACCCGCGCGTGCTGGACGTGATCCGCAATACGCCACGCCATCTGTTCATCGACGAAGCCCTCGCCCACCAGGCCTACGACGACACCGCACTGCCCATCGGCCACGGTCAGACCATTTCCCAGCCGTGGGTGGTGGCGCGCATGACCGAACTGCTGATCGAAAAGACCGTGCCCGGCAAAGTGCTCGAAGTGGGCACCGGCAGTGGTTACCAGACCGCCGTGCTGGCCGCGCTGTGCGAGCAGGTGTGGTCGGTGGAACGCATTCGCCCGTTGCAGGACATGGCCCGCCGCCGCCTGCAGACGCTGGGCATGGCGCGGGTGCAGTTGCGCCACGCCGACGGCGGCTTTGGCTGGGCCTCGGAAGCGCCGTTCGACGGCATCCTGGCCGCCTGTGGGCGCCCGGATATTCCGGAAGAACTGCTCAGCCAGCTGGCCGACGGCGGCCGGCTGGTGATGCCTGTCGGGGAAGCGGAACAGCAGTGGCTGACCGTGGTCGATCGTATCGGCGACGATTTCCGTACCACACGGCTGGATGCCGTGCGGTTTGTTCCCTTTCGGCGGGGTATTCTCAGATGA
- the truD gene encoding tRNA pseudouridine(13) synthase TruD: protein MSLLRAHGGPVARGVLRTTPEDFRVIEELGFEPDGEGEHLWLLVRKREWNTTDLALALAKLSKLPLRAVGYSGLKDRVAVTDQWFSLHLPGKADPDLGALPEGVTLLRAVRHRRKLNRGTHRFNHFELYLRHLEGDTALLRERLEAVARDGVPNYFGEQRFGRGGDNFSRASAWLLGQGEAPRKPALKSLWLSAVRSELFNQVLARRVQEHCWQRALPGDLLQPEGSRGLFPADEDPAAAERVIRGEVHPTAPMPGAGGMASSGACAALEQAVLAPHAALIEALAAHGVEAARRATRLPVHDLAADIQADGLHLRMTLPAGSFATTVLAELIDTVRPDHSAGEQDRGERSGG, encoded by the coding sequence ATGAGCCTGCTGCGTGCGCACGGGGGGCCGGTCGCCCGGGGTGTACTGCGCACCACACCGGAAGATTTTCGTGTGATCGAAGAGCTGGGCTTTGAGCCGGACGGCGAGGGCGAGCACCTGTGGCTGCTGGTGCGCAAGCGTGAGTGGAACACCACCGACCTGGCCCTGGCCTTGGCGAAACTGTCGAAACTGCCGCTGCGCGCGGTCGGCTACAGCGGCCTCAAGGATCGTGTTGCCGTCACCGATCAATGGTTCAGCCTGCACCTGCCGGGCAAAGCCGATCCGGATCTCGGCGCCCTGCCGGAAGGCGTGACACTGCTGCGTGCGGTACGTCATCGCCGCAAGCTCAATCGCGGTACGCACCGTTTCAATCATTTCGAGCTGTACTTGCGCCATCTGGAAGGGGACACGGCATTGCTGCGCGAGCGGCTGGAGGCGGTGGCCCGTGACGGCGTGCCAAACTATTTTGGCGAGCAGCGGTTTGGCCGGGGCGGCGACAACTTCAGCCGTGCCAGTGCCTGGCTGCTGGGGCAGGGCGAGGCGCCGCGCAAGCCGGCGCTGAAAAGCCTGTGGCTGTCCGCCGTGCGCAGTGAGCTGTTCAATCAGGTGCTGGCACGGCGTGTGCAGGAACACTGCTGGCAGCGGGCGCTGCCTGGCGACCTGCTGCAACCGGAGGGCAGCCGTGGCCTGTTCCCGGCCGACGAGGACCCTGCTGCCGCTGAGCGGGTAATCCGGGGCGAGGTGCATCCCACCGCGCCTATGCCCGGCGCCGGGGGCATGGCATCATCCGGGGCGTGCGCGGCCCTGGAGCAGGCGGTGCTGGCACCGCATGCAGCGCTGATCGAGGCGCTGGCGGCGCACGGTGTGGAGGCAGCACGTCGCGCGACGCGGCTGCCGGTGCATGATCTGGCGGCGGATATCCAGGCCGACGGACTGCACCTGCGCATGACATTGCCGGCCGGGTCATTTGCCACCACGGTACTGGCGGAACTGATAGACACCGTGCGCCCGGATCACAGCGCCGGTGAACAGGACAGAGGGGAACGCAGTGGGGGCTGA
- the ispF gene encoding 2-C-methyl-D-erythritol 2,4-cyclodiphosphate synthase, which translates to MRIGQGFDVHAFTAGDHVMLGGVRIPHSHGLKAHSDGDVALHALADALLGALALGDIGHFFPDTDPAWRGADSAVLLQKVYEHITAAGYQLGNADITVIAQKPKMAPHIGAMRARIAALLDADAGQISVKATTTEHLGFTGREEGIAVTAVVLLEARA; encoded by the coding sequence ATCCGTATAGGACAGGGGTTTGACGTGCATGCGTTCACAGCGGGCGACCACGTCATGCTGGGTGGCGTGCGCATTCCGCACAGCCACGGCCTGAAAGCGCATTCCGACGGCGATGTGGCGCTGCATGCACTGGCTGATGCGCTGCTGGGCGCCCTGGCACTGGGCGACATCGGCCATTTCTTTCCCGACACCGACCCGGCCTGGCGTGGCGCCGACTCCGCCGTGCTGCTGCAAAAGGTCTACGAGCACATCACTGCCGCCGGCTATCAACTCGGCAACGCGGACATCACCGTCATTGCGCAGAAACCGAAAATGGCACCGCATATCGGTGCCATGCGGGCACGCATTGCCGCACTGCTGGATGCCGACGCCGGGCAGATTTCAGTCAAGGCCACCACCACCGAGCACCTGGGTTTCACCGGGCGCGAAGAAGGCATCGCGGTGACCGCCGTAGTGCTGCTGGAAGCGCGCGCATGA
- the ispD gene encoding 2-C-methyl-D-erythritol 4-phosphate cytidylyltransferase yields MLPADARLFGLIPAAGHGARMGAPLPKQYLSLHGRTLAEHTVSRLLACSRLDSLVVAIADSDHWWPALPVSRQRRVITATGGDTRADSVLRGLNALPDARDSDWVLVHDMARPCVRLSDIDKLLRETGEQGAILALPVTDTIKQADDHSRIQATLPRSQVWRALTPQLFPVGPLRLALTQAHERGIEITDEASAMEAQGWHPALVTGSADNIKVTWPSDLPLAGFYLRAQQEEAERWQASV; encoded by the coding sequence ATGCTGCCCGCTGATGCCCGTCTGTTTGGCCTGATCCCCGCCGCCGGCCACGGCGCCCGCATGGGCGCGCCCCTGCCCAAGCAATATCTGTCCCTGCATGGCCGCACCCTGGCGGAACATACCGTCAGCCGCCTGCTGGCCTGTAGCCGTCTCGACAGCCTGGTGGTGGCCATTGCCGACAGCGATCACTGGTGGCCGGCATTGCCCGTTTCGCGCCAGCGCCGGGTGATCACTGCGACCGGTGGCGACACGCGCGCCGATTCCGTGCTGCGTGGCTTGAATGCCTTGCCGGATGCCCGTGACAGTGACTGGGTGCTGGTGCACGACATGGCCCGCCCCTGCGTGCGCCTGTCGGATATCGACAAACTGCTGCGCGAGACCGGCGAGCAGGGGGCAATCCTGGCGTTGCCCGTGACCGACACCATCAAGCAGGCGGATGATCATTCGCGCATCCAGGCCACGCTGCCACGCAGCCAGGTCTGGCGCGCCCTGACCCCGCAACTGTTTCCGGTCGGCCCGCTGCGGCTGGCGCTGACCCAGGCGCACGAGCGTGGTATCGAGATCACCGACGAAGCCTCGGCCATGGAAGCTCAGGGCTGGCATCCGGCACTGGTCACCGGCAGCGCGGATAACATCAAGGTGACCTGGCCCTCGGATCTGCCGCTGGCCGGGTTTTATCTGCGCGCACAACAGGAGGAGGCCGAGCGGTGGCAGGCATCCGTATAG